In Halobacteriovorax sp. HLS, the following are encoded in one genomic region:
- a CDS encoding ribose-phosphate pyrophosphokinase produces the protein MKRMVLVSGSSNPKLASQISQFLDVSLVDPQLVRFANGEIYCEIEKNVRGADVFVIQSTSAPVNDHVMELLIMIDALKRASAASITAVIPHYGYSRQDRKASPRTPISAKLIADILTAAGATRVITMDLHASQIQGFFNIPFDNIYASPVLLDYIKKEIFNENSIFVSPDAGGVERVRHYAKKLKADIAMIDKRRTGKNIAKAMNIVGNVDGKECIIIDDMVDTAGTLIEGCRALKENGATKVYACVTHPVFSGPALERIASSEELDRIIVTDTIPLVDEATGINKIHVLDTAEILAKAIHRTFNNDSVSSLFI, from the coding sequence ATGAAGCGTATGGTATTAGTTTCCGGCTCTTCAAACCCGAAGCTTGCTTCTCAAATCTCCCAGTTCCTTGATGTCTCCTTAGTTGATCCACAGTTAGTACGTTTCGCAAATGGTGAAATTTATTGTGAAATTGAAAAGAATGTTCGCGGAGCAGATGTATTTGTCATACAGTCGACGAGTGCTCCGGTAAATGATCACGTTATGGAATTACTTATAATGATTGATGCTCTAAAGAGAGCTTCTGCGGCTTCAATTACTGCAGTTATTCCTCATTATGGTTACTCTAGGCAAGATCGTAAGGCATCTCCAAGAACACCAATCTCTGCAAAACTTATAGCTGATATTTTAACTGCTGCAGGTGCCACTAGAGTGATCACAATGGACTTACATGCGAGCCAGATTCAAGGCTTTTTTAATATTCCATTTGATAATATCTACGCTTCACCGGTACTTTTGGACTACATCAAGAAAGAAATATTTAATGAAAATTCAATTTTCGTATCGCCAGATGCTGGTGGAGTCGAGAGAGTTCGTCACTATGCTAAGAAGTTGAAAGCAGATATTGCTATGATTGATAAGCGTCGAACAGGAAAGAATATTGCGAAGGCCATGAATATTGTAGGTAATGTTGATGGCAAAGAATGTATCATAATAGATGATATGGTAGATACGGCAGGAACACTTATTGAAGGCTGTCGTGCACTTAAGGAAAATGGAGCAACTAAGGTCTATGCTTGTGTTACTCATCCAGTGTTTTCTGGCCCTGCCTTAGAGAGAATTGCGAGCTCTGAAGAACTCGATAGAATAATTGTAACCGATACCATTCCTCTCGTTGATGAAGCCACAGGTATTAATAAAATACATGTGTTAGATACTGCAGAGATTTTGGCCAAGGCCATTCATAGAACTTTTAATAACGATTCAGTAAGTTCTCTATTTATTTAA
- the pth gene encoding aminoacyl-tRNA hydrolase, giving the protein MTKLIVGLGNPGSEYKNTRHNIAWDVLEKLSFFNDLTWLQKNKGLCATKDIDGEKFIFLMPQTYMNLSGESVAPFVNFYKVALEDILVIHDELDLDFGTVAYKDGGGLAGHNGLKSIAQCLGNQGFKRLRVGIGRPVHGSVSSWVLSGYHGEDKDFIDKYLEESAKVVETYIERGFQSAARSYSKKKLI; this is encoded by the coding sequence ATGACTAAGTTAATTGTAGGGTTGGGAAACCCTGGTTCAGAATATAAGAATACGCGACATAATATTGCTTGGGATGTTTTAGAGAAACTATCATTCTTTAATGATCTAACATGGCTTCAAAAGAATAAAGGTCTTTGCGCTACAAAAGATATAGACGGTGAGAAGTTTATCTTTCTTATGCCGCAAACCTATATGAATCTAAGTGGTGAGTCGGTTGCGCCTTTTGTAAATTTCTATAAAGTTGCACTGGAAGATATATTAGTCATTCACGATGAGTTGGATTTAGACTTTGGTACTGTTGCTTATAAAGATGGTGGTGGGCTTGCTGGTCATAATGGCCTTAAATCTATTGCTCAGTGCTTAGGAAATCAGGGGTTTAAGAGACTTCGTGTTGGTATAGGTAGACCAGTTCATGGGTCAGTAAGTAGTTGGGTATTGTCAGGATACCATGGTGAAGATAAAGACTTCATAGATAAATATTTAGAAGAATCTGCCAAGGTCGTAGAAACTTATATTGAAAGAGGTTTTCAAAGTGCGGCAAGAAGTTATAGTAAGAAGAAATTAATTTAA
- the ychF gene encoding redox-regulated ATPase YchF produces MALNCGIVGLPNVGKSTIFQALTSAPAEAANYPFCTIEPNVGIVSVADTRLDQITKLIKPSKTIPTVVEFVDIAGLVKGASKGEGLGNQFLGHIRQVNAIIHVVRCFDDGDIVHVHGRIDPTDDIETINIELALADAEVVTKKQQNLPKLMKNQNKDISSKAKAIQPILEKLEAHLSEGLAARIFEMSKDERELVSELNLITMKDVLYLCNVDEDGVSDDNEYVKSVKEFASKEGAQVSVICGKLESEIASLETEEEKSEFLEAAGLEQSGLQVLTKTAYEMLGLRTYFTAGEKEVRAWTFKAGAKAPQAAGVIHTDFERGFIKAEIYHCDDLFALGSEQKVKEAGKFRIEGKEYDVKDGDIIHFRFNV; encoded by the coding sequence ATGGCATTAAACTGTGGAATCGTTGGGCTTCCAAACGTTGGGAAATCAACAATCTTTCAAGCGTTGACTTCAGCACCTGCTGAGGCAGCAAATTACCCTTTTTGTACAATTGAACCAAATGTTGGGATTGTAAGTGTCGCTGATACTCGTTTAGATCAGATTACGAAATTGATTAAACCTAGTAAGACCATTCCAACTGTTGTTGAATTTGTAGACATTGCAGGTTTAGTTAAAGGAGCTAGTAAGGGTGAAGGACTTGGAAACCAGTTCTTAGGTCATATTAGACAGGTTAACGCAATTATTCATGTTGTAAGATGCTTTGATGATGGTGATATTGTTCATGTTCACGGAAGAATTGATCCAACTGATGATATTGAAACAATTAATATCGAGTTAGCTCTTGCTGATGCAGAGGTTGTTACTAAGAAGCAACAAAATTTGCCAAAACTTATGAAGAATCAAAATAAGGATATTTCGAGTAAAGCGAAAGCAATTCAACCAATTTTAGAAAAACTAGAAGCACACTTAAGTGAAGGTCTCGCTGCAAGAATTTTTGAAATGAGCAAGGACGAAAGAGAACTAGTTTCTGAGTTGAACTTGATAACAATGAAAGACGTTCTCTATCTATGTAATGTTGATGAAGATGGAGTTAGCGATGATAACGAATATGTAAAAAGCGTTAAAGAGTTTGCTTCTAAAGAGGGAGCACAAGTTAGTGTTATCTGTGGGAAGTTAGAATCTGAAATTGCTTCACTTGAAACTGAAGAAGAGAAGAGTGAATTTCTAGAGGCCGCAGGCCTTGAGCAATCAGGACTACAGGTTCTAACTAAGACCGCTTACGAAATGCTTGGACTTAGAACCTACTTTACTGCTGGTGAAAAAGAAGTGAGAGCTTGGACTTTTAAAGCCGGAGCAAAAGCGCCACAAGCAGCTGGTGTAATCCATACTGATTTTGAAAGAGGCTTTATTAAGGCCGAAATTTACCACTGTGATGATTTATTTGCTCTTGGATCTGAGCAAAAAGTCAAAGAAGCTGGAAAGTTTAGGATTGAAGGAAAAGAGTATGATGTCAAAGATGGTGACATCATACATTTTAGATTTAACGTTTAG
- a CDS encoding lytic transglycosylase domain-containing protein: MLRILTTLILLSFSITSNAAKKTNLDFSLNTNKYDTRFSKSFYQFYKGIKKNKFDRVAVRLMKNNFKKSTAFKEYAPLMDELNLFYKNRKLRAETFHKVCLPKSKGQSDNPDLVKRTFKYLENYCRSQFLKNVTNAKENSSITFKNLTYLKFALPYYLKGQHKKDFIRYLSRINPQSEFHKLISELMTEEYLENKFKPNSGHLKYIKISTELTNYVQSAGLKDSSEKNYFTKEFYAIRSDFRKSVKTGDINLAYEKGQQLVTFFDSNKKYIDDKRAWISILTAGKSFLYKQDPEKARFFFEYALTIATNDQLDETIFQLLWSNILFGKFSKAVTTIEQFKLIKNYDKYNSKVKFWIAYTLYKNGEEELSKHLFTTLTESSPLNFYAIISYKKLLDIFDVEDKKKLLNKYSEENSPEIPRSNKYSPNFVASMKRLSLWLDQNYDSFSNNEISEIISRDSAYVFTSPSKKIDNKELRKHLVVKLVNMFTKEKKYLHSFKLVHQSLDKEHFELDAFTIRNLFPFQYLNKIEKIDSTIDPLVVLSLIRQESAFNPRAKSHVGARGLMQLMPATAKQYKKNVKTSHLKRPDVNIRIGINYLKRLLKMYDGNLIYTLSAYNAGESRVRRWRKDIFITEDPMVTIESIPFKETRKYVKLIYRNIFFYNLLSNKSVLEKSLEDSFYVSLNSKR; this comes from the coding sequence GTGTTAAGAATTTTAACAACGCTAATCTTATTATCATTTTCGATAACAAGTAATGCTGCCAAAAAAACAAATCTTGATTTTTCCTTAAACACTAACAAATACGATACTCGTTTCTCTAAATCTTTCTACCAGTTCTACAAAGGAATTAAGAAAAACAAATTCGACCGAGTAGCTGTTAGACTTATGAAAAATAACTTTAAAAAATCTACAGCTTTTAAAGAATATGCTCCTTTAATGGATGAACTAAATCTTTTTTACAAAAATAGAAAACTAAGAGCTGAGACTTTCCACAAAGTATGTCTACCAAAGAGCAAAGGTCAATCTGACAATCCTGATCTCGTTAAAAGAACATTTAAATACTTAGAAAACTACTGTCGTTCTCAGTTTTTGAAGAATGTAACTAACGCTAAAGAAAACTCATCAATAACATTTAAAAATCTAACCTATCTAAAGTTTGCGCTTCCTTATTACCTTAAAGGACAACATAAGAAGGATTTTATTAGGTATTTATCGAGAATTAATCCTCAATCTGAATTTCATAAGCTCATTTCAGAACTTATGACTGAAGAATATTTAGAAAATAAATTTAAGCCTAATTCTGGCCACTTAAAATATATTAAAATTTCGACTGAGCTTACTAACTATGTACAAAGTGCAGGATTAAAGGACTCATCCGAGAAAAACTATTTTACGAAGGAATTTTATGCTATTCGTTCTGACTTTAGAAAATCGGTTAAGACAGGTGATATAAACCTGGCCTACGAAAAAGGACAACAACTCGTAACCTTCTTCGATTCAAATAAAAAATATATTGATGATAAGAGGGCCTGGATATCTATCCTTACTGCTGGAAAAAGTTTTCTCTACAAACAAGACCCAGAAAAAGCTCGCTTCTTCTTTGAGTACGCACTAACTATAGCAACTAACGATCAGCTAGATGAGACAATATTCCAATTACTATGGTCTAATATATTGTTTGGAAAGTTTTCCAAGGCCGTAACTACAATTGAACAATTCAAGCTTATCAAAAATTACGACAAGTATAATTCTAAAGTTAAATTTTGGATTGCCTACACACTTTATAAAAATGGTGAAGAGGAATTAAGTAAGCACTTATTTACGACTTTAACAGAATCCTCTCCATTAAATTTCTATGCCATAATTTCTTATAAGAAATTACTAGATATATTTGATGTTGAAGATAAGAAGAAGTTACTTAACAAGTATTCTGAAGAGAACTCCCCAGAAATACCAAGAAGTAATAAATATTCTCCAAATTTCGTTGCCTCCATGAAGCGTCTTTCATTATGGCTTGATCAAAATTACGACTCTTTCTCTAATAATGAAATCTCAGAAATAATTTCAAGAGACTCCGCGTACGTTTTCACATCTCCTAGCAAGAAGATAGACAATAAAGAACTTAGAAAACATCTCGTGGTTAAACTTGTTAATATGTTTACGAAAGAGAAAAAGTACCTTCACTCTTTCAAGCTCGTGCATCAATCTCTTGATAAGGAACATTTTGAACTTGATGCCTTTACAATAAGAAACTTATTTCCATTTCAATACTTAAATAAAATTGAAAAGATTGATTCTACAATAGATCCTCTTGTGGTTCTCTCCCTTATTAGACAAGAGTCTGCTTTTAATCCAAGAGCGAAGTCACATGTAGGGGCTCGTGGACTTATGCAATTGATGCCGGCCACAGCAAAACAATATAAGAAGAATGTTAAGACCTCTCACCTTAAGCGACCTGATGTAAATATTAGAATAGGAATCAACTATCTTAAGCGTTTATTAAAAATGTATGACGGTAATTTAATTTATACATTATCTGCTTATAATGCCGGAGAAAGTCGTGTAAGGAGATGGAGAAAAGATATCTTTATTACAGAGGATCCAATGGTAACTATTGAATCTATACCTTTTAAAGAAACCAGAAAGTATGTGAAGTTAATCTATAGAAATATTTTCTTTTATAACTTGTTATCAAATAAATCTGTCCTCGAGAAATCTCTCGAAGACAGTTTTTATGTTAGTTTAAATTCTAAACGTTAA
- a CDS encoding Mrp/NBP35 family ATP-binding protein: MSDDIKNLIGTIANPATGKTLGVEGRVKEVIVNDDAVTIKYDREDISPMQKRTIEDSIYGLLKANFDEDNITIMTVSKNSKDVLTQEDRPKREAPPKQEQAHVHAGHGPTGQAKKRVPGVKKVLAVSSCKGGVGKSTVSVNLAMTLKNQGHKVGLLDADIYGPSLPMLLGQRAAKPIANDNKKIVPVETHGLKFISFGLFVEEGDAVIWRGPMLGGVLNQFLFDVDWGELDYLIVDLPPGTGDMQLSMVQATEVDAAIVVSTPQQVAILDTKKGIKMFEKINIPIIGMVENMSYFVPDDNLDKKYFIFGSGGVKAACDELSTSFLGEIPMEIALRESSDEGVPYMSQSEYEGRPVWKAYMELGAQVHKHMEAKGKKGFFSKILGK; this comes from the coding sequence ATGAGTGATGATATTAAGAATTTAATTGGAACAATAGCTAATCCTGCAACAGGTAAGACGCTTGGCGTTGAGGGACGAGTTAAAGAGGTTATTGTTAATGATGATGCTGTAACAATTAAGTATGATCGAGAAGATATTTCTCCAATGCAAAAGAGAACAATTGAAGATTCTATCTATGGTCTTTTAAAAGCAAATTTTGATGAAGATAATATTACAATAATGACAGTTTCAAAAAACTCTAAAGATGTACTTACTCAAGAAGATCGTCCTAAGAGAGAAGCTCCACCTAAGCAAGAGCAAGCACATGTTCACGCTGGACACGGTCCTACAGGCCAGGCCAAGAAGAGAGTGCCTGGAGTAAAGAAAGTACTTGCAGTATCTTCTTGTAAAGGTGGTGTTGGAAAATCGACAGTATCTGTAAACCTAGCAATGACTTTAAAAAATCAAGGACATAAGGTAGGTCTTCTAGATGCGGATATTTATGGGCCTTCATTGCCTATGCTACTTGGTCAACGTGCAGCAAAGCCAATTGCAAATGATAATAAGAAAATAGTTCCAGTCGAGACTCACGGCCTAAAATTTATCTCATTCGGTTTATTCGTTGAAGAGGGTGATGCCGTTATTTGGCGTGGTCCTATGTTAGGTGGGGTCTTGAATCAATTTCTTTTTGATGTTGATTGGGGAGAGCTAGACTATTTGATAGTTGACCTTCCTCCAGGAACTGGAGATATGCAACTTAGTATGGTCCAGGCAACTGAAGTAGATGCAGCAATTGTTGTTTCAACTCCTCAACAAGTAGCAATTCTTGATACTAAAAAAGGTATCAAAATGTTTGAGAAGATTAATATTCCAATCATTGGAATGGTTGAAAATATGAGCTACTTCGTCCCTGATGATAACTTAGATAAGAAATACTTTATATTTGGAAGCGGTGGAGTTAAGGCCGCATGTGATGAATTATCAACGAGCTTTCTAGGTGAGATACCAATGGAGATAGCCTTAAGAGAATCTTCTGATGAAGGAGTTCCTTATATGTCTCAGTCCGAGTATGAAGGTAGACCGGTATGGAAGGCCTACATGGAGCTTGGGGCACAGGTTCATAAACACATGGAAGCAAAGGGAAAGAAAGGCTTTTTTTCCAAGATCTTAGGTAAATAG
- a CDS encoding twitch domain-containing radical SAM protein codes for MTTNKISYHCSAPWISLSINVDRSFSLCSNTMNSVKIGNWNEQSILETINSTALKNYRQAFLNNESIEICNLCSSQEVSGINSKRLDYNSNYPLISFTDEDRKLSDIKHLEISLSNLCNQSCRTCSSFLSSMWNKDSDKLRREIHTYSEVSEKQFNELLEVSKTLNSLVISGGEPLIQEQIFTLLENLIGTNNECNVTISTSLSIPTSSIVRLISISKSLPNLSLNISLDGVGKKGEYIRAGVIFKDYEDNIELVSSSSIPCAYQVTISILNIFDIREILTYIEKSPLSIIHGIEFYLVTNPTYYNIQILPKKLKAILQAELYSLVLDFKSSEKIRPLLRKVLSINTHLQMDNVSANLKDFFRETKKVDRLRNEDFKKIFFNTYQLLKSY; via the coding sequence ATGACAACGAATAAAATATCTTATCACTGTAGTGCTCCATGGATATCATTATCCATTAATGTGGATAGAAGTTTTTCACTTTGTAGCAATACAATGAATTCTGTAAAGATTGGTAACTGGAATGAGCAGTCAATTCTTGAAACTATTAATAGCACTGCCCTTAAAAATTATAGACAAGCATTTTTAAATAATGAGTCTATAGAGATATGTAACCTCTGTTCTTCTCAAGAAGTAAGTGGAATCAATAGTAAGAGATTAGATTATAATAGTAATTATCCTTTGATTTCCTTTACTGATGAAGATCGAAAACTGTCTGATATTAAACATCTTGAAATCTCTCTTTCAAACTTATGCAATCAGAGCTGTCGTACTTGCTCCAGCTTCTTAAGTTCTATGTGGAATAAAGATAGTGATAAACTTCGAAGAGAAATCCATACTTATTCAGAAGTATCTGAAAAACAATTTAATGAATTATTGGAGGTTTCTAAAACTCTAAACTCCTTAGTAATTTCTGGAGGGGAACCTCTCATACAAGAGCAGATTTTTACGTTACTAGAAAATTTAATTGGTACTAATAATGAGTGCAATGTAACGATCAGTACAAGTTTGAGCATCCCTACATCTTCAATAGTCAGACTTATAAGTATATCGAAGTCGCTTCCGAACTTAAGTCTCAATATTTCTTTAGATGGAGTAGGTAAAAAGGGAGAATATATTAGAGCAGGAGTTATCTTTAAAGACTATGAAGATAATATCGAATTAGTCTCATCCTCTAGCATTCCTTGTGCATACCAGGTGACTATTAGCATTTTAAATATTTTCGATATAAGAGAGATTTTGACTTATATAGAGAAAAGTCCTCTTAGTATAATTCATGGAATTGAATTTTACTTAGTAACAAACCCAACCTACTACAATATTCAAATATTGCCTAAGAAGCTGAAGGCAATTCTGCAAGCAGAGTTATATTCTCTTGTGCTTGACTTCAAATCGAGTGAGAAAATAAGACCTTTACTTAGGAAAGTTCTTAGCATTAATACGCATCTTCAGATGGATAATGTTAGTGCAAATTTAAAAGATTTTTTTCGAGAGACGAAGAAAGTTGATCGGTTACGTAACGAAGATTTTAAAAAAATATTCTTTAATACCTATCAACTTCTAAAGTCTTATTGA
- a CDS encoding electron transfer flavoprotein subunit alpha/FixB family protein: protein MAKVLVFTEITSDNVKSVTYEILGKLAGNDVDVAAVGQVPAGAVAELAKFGAANIHSLKGDNLDKYSPEGYANALKEFIGNGGYDYVFAGSTSLAKDLFPRLSGMFDAGMASEVTNFTMDGGTFAGTRPLFAGKCLAKVEIEGPKPHFVTVRPNALGMPTSENAAAGSAADASVSAGEIRAAIKEIIKGASEKLDLTEANIIVSGGRAMKEAANFKILDELADTIGATVGASRAAVDSGYAPHSMQVGQTGKTVAPSLYIACGISGAIQHLAGMRTSKCIVAINTDPDAPIFTKADYGIVGDLFQIVPILTEEFKKIM from the coding sequence ATGGCAAAAGTATTAGTTTTTACAGAAATTACATCTGATAATGTAAAGTCTGTTACATATGAAATTTTAGGAAAGCTCGCCGGTAATGATGTTGATGTTGCTGCTGTTGGACAAGTTCCAGCTGGAGCAGTTGCAGAATTAGCAAAGTTTGGTGCTGCAAATATTCACTCTCTAAAAGGTGATAATTTAGACAAGTATTCTCCAGAGGGTTATGCAAATGCTCTTAAAGAGTTCATCGGCAATGGTGGATATGATTACGTTTTCGCTGGTTCTACTTCTTTAGCAAAAGATCTATTTCCAAGACTATCTGGAATGTTTGATGCAGGGATGGCCTCTGAAGTAACTAACTTTACAATGGATGGTGGAACTTTCGCTGGAACAAGACCACTTTTTGCGGGTAAGTGTTTAGCAAAAGTTGAAATAGAAGGGCCTAAGCCTCACTTCGTTACTGTTAGACCAAACGCTCTAGGAATGCCTACTTCTGAAAATGCTGCTGCTGGTTCAGCTGCAGATGCTTCTGTAAGTGCTGGTGAAATTAGAGCTGCAATAAAAGAAATTATTAAAGGTGCTTCTGAAAAGCTTGACCTTACTGAAGCAAATATTATCGTTTCAGGTGGTAGAGCAATGAAAGAAGCTGCAAACTTCAAAATTCTTGATGAGCTAGCCGATACAATAGGAGCAACAGTTGGTGCTTCTAGAGCGGCAGTTGATTCTGGATATGCTCCGCACTCGATGCAAGTAGGACAAACAGGTAAAACTGTTGCTCCTTCTTTATATATTGCTTGTGGTATTTCTGGTGCTATTCAACATTTAGCGGGAATGAGAACATCTAAGTGTATTGTTGCAATTAACACTGATCCTGATGCTCCTATCTTCACTAAAGCTGATTATGGAATTGTTGGAGATTTATTTCAAATTGTTCCGATCCTTACTGAAGAATTTAAAAAGATCATGTAA
- a CDS encoding electron transfer flavoprotein subunit beta/FixA family protein has product MNIFVCIKQVPDTETKITPNGDGTFIETTSIKWIMNPYDEFAVEQALLTKQANSGSTVTVVRVGGVKDTEALRTALAMGADEAILVESDDNLDSFMTAKALKGAIEKSGKSADVIFTGKQAIDDDCLQVPQLLAGMLNIPSVSVVVGCEEAGGTYTLKREVEGGALEVYEVTAPVLIACNKGLNTPRYASLPGIMKAKRKPLAQHSLADVGVTNEDRRVKYSNFQLPPEKPAGKKFDAMDEAAQAGIVAEVVGLLRNEAKVI; this is encoded by the coding sequence GTGAATATCTTTGTTTGTATAAAACAAGTTCCGGACACGGAAACAAAAATCACACCTAACGGTGATGGAACATTTATCGAAACAACTTCGATCAAGTGGATTATGAACCCTTATGACGAATTCGCTGTAGAGCAAGCGCTTTTAACTAAGCAAGCAAACAGTGGTTCAACAGTAACTGTTGTTAGAGTTGGAGGTGTAAAAGACACTGAAGCCCTAAGAACTGCACTAGCAATGGGAGCCGATGAAGCAATTCTAGTTGAGTCTGACGACAATCTAGATTCATTCATGACTGCCAAAGCTTTAAAAGGTGCTATTGAAAAGTCTGGAAAGAGTGCGGACGTTATCTTCACAGGTAAACAAGCAATCGATGATGACTGTCTTCAAGTTCCTCAACTGCTTGCAGGAATGTTAAATATTCCTTCAGTATCTGTTGTTGTAGGATGTGAAGAAGCTGGTGGTACCTATACTCTTAAAAGAGAAGTTGAAGGTGGAGCCCTCGAAGTTTACGAAGTAACTGCTCCAGTTTTAATCGCTTGTAACAAAGGGTTAAACACACCAAGATACGCTTCTTTACCTGGTATTATGAAAGCAAAGAGAAAGCCACTTGCGCAACACTCTCTTGCTGACGTTGGTGTTACTAATGAAGACAGAAGAGTTAAATACTCTAACTTCCAACTTCCACCAGAGAAACCAGCTGGGAAAAAGTTTGATGCAATGGATGAAGCTGCGCAAGCAGGAATTGTTGCTGAAGTAGTCGGGCTTCTTAGAAATGAAGCAAAAGTAATTTAA
- a CDS encoding acyl-CoA dehydrogenase family protein yields the protein MASFELSSEQKEIYEMAMKFARNEMMPKANEFDESGKMPMDILTKAWELGLVNTCIAPEYGGTGFTTLDSMIITEALAYGCLGMNTTLMANDLALLPIAIAGNDEQKKRFLTPFTESYKMASFCLTEPGNGSDAAGIKTTIREDGDHYILNGQKMWITNAGYADLFVIYCTTDPSLKHKGISCIVLDDKNAEGLEIGAKERKMGHRSSDTRAVTFNNVRIPKENLIGNLGEGWKIAMKTLDHSRPMVAASAVGGAQCALDHAIKYAKERVQFNTVIANHQAIQMMVADMAMKVEAARLLVHKSAWLLDEGMPNTKLASYAKAFSADMCMEVTTDAVQVFGGYGYSNEYPVEKIMRDAKLIQIYEGTSQIQRLVIAKEIFSRS from the coding sequence ATGGCAAGTTTTGAACTTTCTAGTGAACAGAAAGAAATATATGAAATGGCAATGAAGTTTGCTCGAAACGAAATGATGCCTAAAGCAAATGAATTCGATGAGTCTGGAAAAATGCCAATGGATATTCTCACGAAGGCGTGGGAACTAGGACTTGTAAACACATGCATTGCTCCAGAGTATGGTGGAACAGGATTTACAACTTTAGACTCCATGATTATTACTGAGGCCTTAGCCTATGGTTGTTTAGGAATGAATACAACTCTTATGGCAAATGACCTTGCTTTACTTCCAATCGCAATTGCAGGTAATGATGAGCAAAAAAAGAGATTCTTAACTCCATTTACTGAATCTTATAAAATGGCTTCGTTTTGTTTAACTGAACCAGGAAATGGATCAGACGCTGCGGGAATTAAAACAACGATAAGAGAAGATGGTGATCACTATATACTAAATGGTCAAAAGATGTGGATAACAAATGCAGGTTACGCTGATTTATTTGTTATTTATTGCACTACGGACCCTTCTCTTAAACATAAAGGTATTTCTTGTATTGTCTTAGATGATAAAAATGCAGAAGGTCTAGAGATAGGCGCTAAAGAAAGAAAAATGGGTCATAGAAGTTCTGATACCAGGGCCGTTACGTTTAATAATGTGCGAATCCCTAAAGAAAATTTAATTGGAAACTTAGGAGAGGGCTGGAAAATTGCCATGAAAACTCTTGATCACTCGCGCCCGATGGTTGCTGCTAGCGCAGTGGGTGGAGCGCAGTGTGCATTGGACCATGCTATTAAATATGCTAAAGAAAGAGTACAGTTTAATACTGTCATAGCTAATCACCAAGCAATCCAAATGATGGTTGCCGATATGGCCATGAAAGTTGAAGCTGCAAGGTTACTTGTTCACAAGTCAGCATGGCTTTTAGACGAAGGAATGCCAAACACAAAACTGGCAAGCTACGCTAAAGCATTTAGTGCAGACATGTGCATGGAGGTAACAACTGATGCCGTTCAAGTATTTGGGGGGTATGGCTACTCCAACGAGTATCCAGTAGAAAAGATCATGAGAGATGCCAAGCTTATTCAAATATATGAAGGGACATCTCAGATACAGAGATTAGTAATTGCTAAAGAAATTTTTTCAAGGAGCTAA
- the folK gene encoding 2-amino-4-hydroxy-6-hydroxymethyldihydropteridine diphosphokinase: MSLIIAIGSNIGETRDNLSNAISHLEKYFTLKSKSRVYTSEAVDYENQPDFLNQVLEFEKPQISPSECMSIALKIEQELGRLRGVPKGPRIIDIDILFYELCTSTDPHILLPHPRLFDRSFIVLPLMELPYFSILQKHFTFTTKFNNSAFPLD; this comes from the coding sequence ATGTCACTCATTATAGCAATAGGAAGTAATATTGGTGAAACTAGAGACAATCTTAGTAACGCTATCTCTCACCTTGAAAAGTACTTCACATTAAAATCAAAGAGCAGAGTCTATACATCAGAAGCAGTGGACTATGAAAATCAACCAGATTTTTTAAATCAGGTTTTAGAGTTTGAGAAACCTCAAATATCTCCAAGTGAGTGCATGAGCATTGCTCTTAAAATTGAACAAGAACTCGGTAGGCTAAGAGGTGTTCCCAAGGGTCCCAGAATAATCGACATAGATATTCTCTTTTATGAATTATGTACAAGTACTGACCCACATATCCTACTTCCGCATCCAAGACTTTTCGATAGAAGCTTTATTGTTCTTCCTTTAATGGAGCTTCCGTACTTCAGTATTCTACAAAAACACTTCACTTTTACTACAAAGTTTAACAACTCAGCTTTTCCGTTAGATTAA